In one window of Saccharomyces paradoxus chromosome VII, complete sequence DNA:
- a CDS encoding uncharacterized protein (similar to YGR026W) codes for MAKTIEVIRKKDPKKKNQSDPLAKQKLIWKIGHALTLVFGLLFSITYFYHVLIFFKYRSWKWLFLRVNKNYSFIQSKRWYMKLLSWGPQIMYRLSLIGVFMSESVTMQQNWVGLNPTWNDLLSSENFHTLLIACLWFFGGGKSFYKILPYMILSYLHLTKMNYELNADKEERIPLTPRDKKMLHLLAYSELFVILALTLDTVLFKTGTSGFMLVIYVGIYWLRLNFSPYAQVAVLELLVKSEKYVPKKYRGKWQVIKNFVYMKMKEHGKRTEEVARYA; via the coding sequence ATGGCGAAAACCATTGAAGTTATCAGGAAGAAGGACcccaaaaagaagaatcaATCCGATCCATTGGCGAAACAAAAACttatttggaaaattggGCACGCTTTGACCTTGGTTTTtggtttattattttccatCACGTATTTCTACCATGTCctaatcttcttcaaatatcGTTCCTGGAAGTGGTTGTTCTTGAGAGTCAATAAAAACTACTCGTTTATTCAAAGTAAGAGATGGTACATGAAATTATTGAGTTGGGGCCCACAGATAATGTATCGTTTGTCATTAATTGGTGTATTTATGTCTGAGTCCGTTACAATGCAACAGAACTGGGTCGGGCTTAACCCTACCTGGAATGATTTGTTGTCTTCTGAGAACTTCCATACACTTTTGATTGCTTGTTTGTGGTTTTTTGGTGGTGGCAAGTCTTTTTACAAGATTTTACCATACATGATTTTAAGTTATCTACATTTAACTAAAATGAACTACGAATTGAATGCtgacaaagaagaaaggatCCCTTTAACACCTagagacaaaaaaatgctaCACTTGCTTGCCTATTCTGAATTGTTTGTTATCTTGGCGTTAACTCTGGACACTGTATTGTTCAAGACAGGAACATCCGGATTTATGTTAGTCATTTATGTTGGTATTTATTGGTTGCGGCTGAACTTCTCACCGTATGCCCAAGTGGCTGTTTTGGAGTTACTTGTCAAGTCTGAAAAATACGTTcccaaaaaatatagagGCAAATGGCAAGTTATAAAGAACTTTGTTtatatgaaaatgaaagagCACGGAAAGAGAACAGAAGAAGTTGCCAGATACGCTTAA
- the THG1 gene encoding tRNA guanylyltransferase (tRNAHis guanylyltransferase~similar to YGR024C) produces MANSKFGYVRQFETHDVILPQCYIVVRIDGKKFHEFSTFYEFAKPNDENALKLMNACAKNLLLKYKNDTILAFGESDEYSFILKSDTALFNRRKDKLATLFGSFFTSNYVALWTKFFPDKPLDIKHLPYFDSRCVAYPNLQTIKDYLSWRYVDTHINNLYNTTFWQLIIKCGLTPQESEKKLCGTFSSDKQEILFSECGINYNNEPEMFKKGSLVTRKGEILHINVIAQIDELFEGY; encoded by the coding sequence ATGGCTAACTCTAAATTTGGATACGTGAGGCAATTTGAAACGCACGATGTTATTTTGCCTCAGTGTTATATTGTGGTAAGAATAGATGGCAAGAAGTTTCATGAATTTTCCACGTTCTACGAGTTTGCCAAGCCAAACGATGAAAACGCTTTGAAGTTGATGAATGCCTGTGCAAAGAACCTTTTGCTTAAGTACAAAAATGATACTATATTGGCCTTCGGGGAAAGTGACGaatattcatttattttgaaGTCAGATACAGCTTTATTCaacagaagaaaagataagCTTGCAACTTTATTcggttctttttttacatcCAATTATGTCGCATTATGGACCAAATTTTTCCCGGACAAGCCGTTGGATATCAAGCATTTACCATACTTCGATTCAAGGTGTGTAGCGTACCCTAATTTACAAACGATAAAGGATTATCTATCCTGGAGATATGTCGATACTCATATAAACAATCTTTATAATACAACGTTTTGGCAATTGATAATAAAGTGTGGTTTAACTCCCCAGGAATCCGAGAAGAAACTATGTGGAACATTTAGTAGTGATAAACAGGAAATACTGTTTTCTGAATGTGGAATAAACTACAATAATGAACCTGAAATGTTTAAAAAGGGCTCATTAGTAACTAGGAAAGGAGAGATCCTTCATATCAACGTCATCGCACAGATAGATGAGTTGTTCGAGGGCtattaa
- the RPS25A gene encoding 40S ribosomal protein eS25 (Protein component of the small (40S) ribosomal subunit~similar to YGR027C), which produces MPPKQQLSKAAKAAAALAGGKKSKKKWSKKSMKDRAQHAVILDQEKYDRILKEVPTYRYVSVSVLVDRLKIGGSLARIALRHLEKEGIIKPISKHSKQAIYTRATASE; this is translated from the coding sequence ATGCCTCCAAAgcaacaattatctaaagCTGCCAAAGCCGCTGCCGCCCTTGCTGGTGGTAAGAAGTCTAAGAAGAAGTGGTCCAAAAAGTCCATGAAAGACAGAGCTCAACACGCTGTCATCTTAgaccaagaaaaatacgACAGGATCTTGAAGGAGGTCCCAACTTACAGATACGTCTCTGTCTCTGTTTTGGTCGATAGATTAAAGATCGGTGGTTCTTTAGCTAGAATTGCTTTGAGACActtggaaaaagaaggtATCATCAAGCCAATCTCCAAGCACTCCAAGCAAGCTATCTACACCAGAGCTACTGCTTCTGAATAA